The DNA sequence TCCACAAGTCGCAGGGCAAGACCTACGACGCGGCGATCGTGGACCTCGGCACGCGCGCGTTCACGTCCGGGCAGACCTACGTCGCGCTCAGCAGGATCACCAGCCTGGAGGGCCTCTACCTGACCCGGCCGCTGCGGCCGAGCGACATCACGGTGGACCCGGACGTCGAGCGGTTCATGCGCGACGCCCGGTCGATGCGGGTCCCGGTCGCGGCCGAGTGACGCCCGCGGGCTCCTGGCCGATCCCTAGGGGGTGCGGCCCTCGTCATGGCATGCTGGGCGGGGCGCTTTCGGGTGCGCCGACGAGAGGAGACGCCGATGGCGGTCATGTTCGCCCTGGATCTGAGTGACGGGCAGCACGTCGAGACCTCCGGCAACGGTGTGATCGGGCGCAACCCGGCCTCCCACACCCCCGGGACGGAGATGGACGACCCCGCGCATGTCCAGCTCGTCACCGTGGCGGACGATGCCAAGTCGGTCTCCCGCGCGCACCTCGCGTTCGGGCAATACGACGGGATCTTCTGGGTGATGGACCTCGGCTCCGCGAACGGCACCACCATCACCTACCCGGGCGAGGGCACCTTCGCGTGCGACCCGAACACGCGGCACGAAGTCGATCCCGGGTCGATCGTGCGGTTCGGGAACGCGTCGTTCGCGCTGAGCCGCCGGAGCTGAGCCGCCAGGTGAGCCGCCGGAGCTGAGCCGCCGGAGCTGAGCCGCTGAGGCCCGGCAGCGCGCTCAGTGGTGGTGGTGCACCGTCACCGCGGCCACTCCGGCGTCGGTCGCGCCGAGCGCCGGGATGGTCACCGCGCAGACGGCGCACGCGCTGAGCGCGAGCACCGTGACGAACCGCAGCGCGCCGCTCCCCGGGCGCGCGGGCCGGCCGCGCCGCAGCACGACCGCGGCGACCGCCGCGACGGCGACGTCGAGCAGCGATGCCACGCCCATCGGCAGGAAGGGAAGCGTGAGCACCGTGCCCGACGTCGCCGTGGCGCCGGCCGTGGCGAGCGCGGCCCAGATCCCGAGCGGCGCCAGAGCCAGCGCCGGGATCAGGCCGAACAGGGGAGGCCGCTCGCGGGCCAGCGTGAGCACCGCCCAGGTCAGCTCGGTGGCGGCGACCGCCACGAGCAGCGCGAGCAGCGCGGGAGGTGCGCTGGGGGCCAGTGCCGCGTGAAGCAGCCCGGCCCCCAGCGCGGCCACGGCGAGGAATGCCCTGGTCGCCGGGGCGACCGGGGCTGACCCCTTCATCCTGCTCATGGGAAGCGCCGTGGCCCAGCCGGTCAGACGGTCGCCGAAGTGGCGCGCACAGTCCGCTCGGCGCCGAGACCGACACCGAGGAGCACGATCGCGCTCACCAAGTGGAGGAAGTGGTCGGGAGTGTTCAGCGCCAGGATGTTGGCGCCGGTGCCCACGAGGAAGAAGCCGACGATGCCGAGGAGCAGGTAGACCGCCCCGACGGTGATGTTGACGGCCTTCGCCGCCGCGAGCCTGGTGAGGCCGGCGATGAGCAGCGCCGCGCCGATCAGCAGGTGGGCGACGTTGTGCAGCGGGTTGACCTCGAAGATGCCGAGGATCAGACCGCCCTGGGTGGCCACGAAGCCGACGCCGCCGGTGAAGGCGAAGCCGAGCAAGCCGACGAGCAGGTAGACCGCGCCGAAGATGGTGGCGACGAGGCGGTTCGGTGATGTGCGCATGTGTCGTTCCTCCTTGGAAGACGGCGCGCGGCGTGCGCGCCTCATCCAGGGATTCGTGGCGGGCGGCGGATCGGATTGGACACGGATCGGGGGACTCGGCGCGGACTACCGCGCGGGCTACAATCGCTGCCACAGGGCACCCCGGCGGACACAGCCGCGCGGCGGGGCGGCCAGAGGCGTCGGGGGGGATGCGATGGGACGAGCGACCGGTCTCCGCAGGATGGTCTTCGCCGCGTCCGCCGCAGCCGTGGCCCTGACGCTCGCCGCGTGCGGCGGCACCGCGGCGAACCCGGACTTCCCGCCGCAGGTGCAGGGCGCCCTCCCTCCGGCCACCGTGACGCAGTTGAAGACCGCGGTGACGGACGCGATCGCGCTCTCCGGCGGATCGGCCGCGCTCGTCGGCGTGTGGGCGCCGTGGGCGGGGAGCTGGACGGCGGCGATCGGGACGACGGAGCGCGGCGGGTCCGTGCCGGTGTCGCCCGCCATGACCTTCCGCGCGGGACAGCTCACGACCGCGATGACGTGCACCGTGCTCCTGGAGCTGGTCGACGAGCGCGTCGTGGAGCTCGACGATCCGGTCTCCAAGTGGGTGCCGGGGCTGGTCGGCGTGGGCGGCGTGACGCTGCGTGAGCTGTGCCAGAACACTTCCGGGTTCGGCGACTACGCGTCGGCCCTGCACAGTGAGTTCCTGGCGAACCCGCAGCGCTACTGGCCGCCGCTGGAGCTGGTGAGCGACGGCGTCGCCATGGCGCGCACGGGCAACCCGGGCGAGAAGTACGGCGCGTCCCAGACGAACGCGCTGCTGCTCGGGATGGCGCTGCAGAACGCGGCAGGCCGCAACTGGGAGCAGCTCTATCAGAGCTACGTGTTCGGCCGGCTCGGGATGTCGGCGAGCGTGCTTCCCGACAACAGCGTCCTCACCGTGCCCGGCCCGCATCCCGCCGGCTATGCCGCCCCGCTCGACGCGAACGGGGCGCCGGTGTGCGACAAGCCTCAGGACATCACCGCGCTGTCGCCCTCGATGGGCTGGACGGCGGCGGGTGTGGTCTCGAACGTCGCGGATCTCAAGGTGTTCGCGCAGGCGCTCGCGAGCGGGTCGCTGCTGTCCAGCAGCTCGGCGGACGCGCAGGCGAAGACGGTCGCCGCCGGTTCGTCCTGGCTGGCCTACGGACTCGGCGTGCAGGTCGCCGGGCCGCTCCGCGGCGGGTCCTCGGCCGTCCCTGGCTACCTCTCGGCGATGTACGCGGACCCGTCCTCCGGGCTCACCATCGTCGTGGCGCTCAACGACTCGACGCCCGGCGCGGACTTCGCGCGGGCGGTCTCCGAGCGGCTGGCGTCCATCGTGTCGAAGGTGCCGGCGGTGCAGAAGGGCGCGAAGGTCGTCACCCCGTTGCCCTGGTCGGAGGATCAGGCCGCCGCCGCGATGAAGGCCATGGCGCCGTGTCCGACGAAGCCCGCCGCAGGCTGACGGCCGGAGCATAGCGGATTGCTGCGCCGCTGCAATGCATTTATTTGTCACCCGACTTGGGTCGTTACAGCATGCATGTCGGCCTACTAATTTCAAGAGTGCCGAAGCGTCTACCCCTAATCGGGCGCAGAGGTGAAGTGCGCACCCGAGCGTGATTTACACCCGCCGACACCCGTCGTGGTCCATGCCCTAGGACCGCGAACGACTGAAGGAACTCGTGAACACACACTCGCGCGATCAGCTCGTCATCGAACACCTGCCGCTGGTCGGCTACATCGTCTCCGACCTCTGCAACCGCGGCACCCATCTCGACAGGGATGAGCTGGCCTCCGCAGGGCAGTTCGCCCTGTTCCAGGCCTCCCGATCCTTCGACCCCGACCGCGGCGTGCCGTTCGGCGCCTACGCCCGCGCCCGCATCACAGGCGCCCTGGCGGACGAGCTCCGCTCGCAGGACTGGGTCTCCCGCGGCACCCGCAAGAAGATCAAGGAGACGCTGTCGATCCGGGACGGCCTCTACCAGACCCTCGGCCGGACCCCCACCATCGACGAGATGGCCGTCTCCCTGGGCGTGGACCGCGCGACGGTCGTCGCCACCCTTCGCGAGTCCGCGACCGGACCCGTGGCGATCGAGGAGCGGTCGGACGAGCTGGTCTCTGCGATCCTCGGTCCCGAGGAGTCGGCGGAGACGTCGGAGCGCGAGACCTTCCTGCGCGCGGCCGTCGACGCCCTCCCGGAGCGGCTGCACCTGATCGTGACCCGGCTCTTCTTCGAGGACCAGCAGGTCAAGGACGTGGCCGCCGAGCTCGGCGTCACCCACGCGGCCGTGTCGCTGGCGCGGAACGAGGCGATGAAGCTGCTGCACGAGGGCTGGCTCCTGCACTTCGACCGCGACGCGGGCGTGCTCCCGCTGCCGGACCGGAACCCCCGGACGAAGCGCTCGGCCTATCTCGCGAAGCTCGCGGAGTTCACAGCGCACCCGGCCACGGCCACCCAGCGGGTCACCGCCTGATCGAGCGTTCGGGCCCGACCGGCCGTCAGAGGACGGTGTCGATCAGCCGGGCGCTCTGCTCGGTGTGATCGATCTCGCCGTTCGCGCGGTAGGTGGCGCTCGTCTGCGCCCGCACCTCCCGGATCTCGGTGATCACCTCGACCATCGCGCGCAGGTGGTCGGTGAAGATCTCGGCCCACATCGCGTTCGGCGCGCCCTCGGCCAGGTCGCGCAGCAGCGCGCCGGGAGGCAGGCCCCAGGACTCCCCGAGGCTGGAGATGGCGACGGCGGTCGAGAGGCTGGACGTGCCGAGGCGCCCGGTGACGACCTCGATCTCCCGGTTGGCGTGCGCGAGCCAGCGGGTCATCCCCGCCGTGCGCAGCAGCCGCTCCTCCTCGTACTTGAAGAGCAGCATCTCGAGGAGCTCACGCTGCCGCCAGAGCTGCGCCGTCAGCTCGTTGGCCTCGTTCGTCGTCATCCGTGGTTCCATTCGTGAAGCGCACTTCGGGTGGGCGGGCCCAGGACAGCCCGTGTTGCGTACACCATACTGGCCCTCCCGGGGTGAACCGAGAGTGGCGTGTGGTCTTTCTGGCCTGCCGGGCGGCGGTCAGGCCGTCCGCAGCAGCGGCACCTGCACCCGGTCGATGTCGTCCGTCGCGATCACCTGCTCGCCCGTGCGCGAGACCGGGTCGATGAAGATGGGCGCGAGGAGGTTGGCGGTCACTCCGTCGGCGTGCGGCGTCACGACGAGGAAGACGCCGGACTCGCGGCTCGCGGGCCGGTCGAGCTCGCCCACGTAGTCCGGCAGGTAGGCAGCCGCGTCGACCAGGAACAGCCGGATCGCCGGTTGCGCGCTCGCCCGGAGCGTGTAGGTGTCGCGCGCGCCGTCGAGCGGCGCGAAGTCGTACTCGGTGAACGCGCCGAGACCGGCGAGCGGTTCCTGGAAGGAGATCTGCACTGTCATCTGAGGTAGTCCATCAAGGTCGGCTGGATGCTTTTCGCGGTGACGGCCAGGGCGGTCTGGTAGGCGACCTGCTGCGTCTGCATCTCCAGGATGGCATGCGCGGCGTCCACGTTCTGGATGCCGTTCTGCGAGGTCTGCAGCGTCGTGGCCTGCGTGGTGAGCGCCGAGGTCGCCCCGGTGAGCTGATTCTGCGCGCTGCCGACGGTCGCCTCCGCGCCCCGGATGTTCGCGGCGACGGCGTCGATCGCGGTCAGCTGGCCGCCGACGTTCCCTCCGCTGCTCACCGCGCTCGCGATCGAGTCGATCAGCGCGAAGACGGAGGACGAGCCGGAGCCGAGCACCGCCGACCCGTCGACGTCGACCCGGACGGTCGTGTCCGCGCCGACGCGCCGGTTCACGGACGACCCGGCCGTCCCGTTGAACGAGTAGTCGGCGTTGAACGCGGAGCCGGCGTCGGAGGTGCCGGCGAAGACGCTGCGGCCCTGGTACTGCGTGTTCGCCAGCGTCAGCAGGGTCTGCTTCAGGGACTGCAGCTGGGTGGCGATGGCCGCACGCGAGGTCGGGGTCTGGGTGGCCGTGTTGGCGGCCTGCACCGTCAGGTCGCGGACCTGGTTGAGGGTGTCGTTCATCGACGTCAGCGCCGTGCCGGCCGTGGCGAGCCAGGCCGTGCCGTCCCCGGCGTTGCGCTGGTACTGCGCGTTCTGCGCGAGCTGCCGCTGCAGGTCGAGCAGAGTCGCGGCGCCCGCGGGGTCATCGGACGGTTTGCTGATGGCGAGCCCGCTGGCGACCTGCTCGTCGAGCTGGTTGAGCCTCTGCGCGCTGAGCTGGAGGTTGCGCTGGGCCGACGCGAGCTGCGTCGACTCGGTGACACGGAATGACATGTGCGGCCTATCCCAATCCGACGAGTCCGGTGTGGTTGATCAGCTGATCGAGGATGGAGTCGAGAGCGGTCATGACGCGCGCCGAGCCCTGGTAGGCGTGCTGGTACGCGATCAGGTTCATGTTCTCCTCGTCCAGGCTGACCGACTCCTGCGAGGACTGGGCGTTCGCCGCGGCGGCCTGCGCGCTCTGGTCGAGCGTGGACTGCTGCGTCGCGTTGCTCGTCGCGGTGCCGAGCGCGATGACCCCCGTCGACCAGGCGACGTCGGGTGCGCCGGGGCCGGTGCCGAGCTGGCCGATCGCGTCGGCGATGGAGCCGTCCGCCGCGCCCGCGCCCGCCGCGGCGACGGCGACGCCGGAGGGGTCGGTCGCGAGCACGCTCAGACCGAGCGCCGCCGGGCCGGTCGCCGACATCCCGAAGAACGCCACGTTCGTCGCGCCGTTGGAGGTGGTCCCGGTGACGCTGACGGCGTTCACCTGCTGGGCGAGCGAGGTCGCGAGGGTGTTGAGCTTCGCCGCGGTCTCCGCGATCGCGCCGCCGTTGCCGTTCGCGGTGGCGGGCGCGAGGAGGGAGAGCACGCCCGCGAGCTTCCCGGAGCTGAGCGAGACGGGACCGGCGCCGTCGGACCATTCGACAGCGGCCGGGGAGGACGCGGCGCCTTCGAGCGTGGTCGATCCGGTCACGGTCAGCGACCGGGCGACCGTGCCCTGCACCAGGTTGGCGCCGCCGATGCTGACGGTCACGGTCTGGTCGGCGTTGTTCACGACAGCCGCGCCGGAGAGCGAGGCGAGCTCGGTCAGGAGGGTGCTGCGCTGGGTGATGAGCGCGTTGACGTCGCCGCCGGACGCGGCGACCGAGCGGATCTGCCCGTTGAGCTGCGCCACCTTGGCGGCGTCGGAGTTCACCTGTGCTGCCGTGGTGGTCAGATCCTGCTGGGTCTGCGACCACTGCGACGCGACGGACCGGTAGGCGGTGGCGATCTGGCCGACCAGGGAGCCCGCCTTGCCGAGGAGGGCGGCGACCGGCGCGGACGCGCCCGGCTGGTTGGAGACGTCCTGCCACGCCGACCAGAACTTCGAGAGCGAGCCGGAGATGGCGTCGCCGCTCGGCTCGCCGAGGGTCGACTCGAGGGCGCTCAGGGCCGTGGCCTGCACTCCGCTGTAGCCGGCTGCGGCGCCGGCGGACCGGGACTGGGCGTCCAGCAGGGCCGAGCCGAGCTGGACGACGCCGGCCACGCGCACGCCCTGGCCCGCGGCGGGAGCCTGCGCGAACGGGCCGACCTGGGCGGGGGCGCCGACGGCCTGGAGGTCGACCTGCTGGCGGACATAGCCGGGAGTGGTCGCGTTGGCGATGTTGTCGCCGGTGACCTCGATGCCGGCCTGGGCGGCGGAGAGGCCGGAGAAGGCGGTGTTGAGGGAGCCGAGAAGGTTGCCGGACACGGTCGTCTCCTACAGGGTCGCGTCGACGAGGCGGGCACGTGCCGAAGGCAGGTCCGTGGTCCCGTCGGAGGTGTAGACCGACGCGCCGTCCGAGACGGCGTCGAAGGTGTCCTGGGCGGCGCGGAGCGCGTTGCGCAGCAGGCGGTCGTTGCCTGCGCGCACGGTCCGGATCTCCCGGGTCAGGGTCACGAGGGCCTCCAGGTGGGCCGCGAAGATGCCCTGCCAGGCACCCTCGGGAGCGCCGGCCGCGAGCTCGCGCAGCCGGGTGTCGGCGGGCAGGCTCCACTCGATCGCGAGCGCGGACGCCGCGACGCTCATCGAGAGGGTGGCGGTCCGCAGTCGCTCGATCACGACCTCCGCCTCGCGGGTGGCGTGCGGCACCCAGCGGGCCTTGCCGGAGGCGAGAAGCAACTGCTCGACCTCGAATTTGTAGAGCAGCAGCTCCAGGAGCTCTCTCTGACGCCAGAGCTCGTTCGACAGTTCGTTGGCGCCCACCGCGCTCTCACGCTCCCATCAGCCATCCATAGCAAAGGGCACACACGTTGTCTGCCGTACCTTCCGCTATCGGCAGGAACGGGGCGCTTGTAAGCATTTCGGGGGACACCGAAGTTCTTTCGACCGCGTGCTTACATCGGCGGCCGACCTGCCGATAGGTCCATTCGTCGGCCCACGGATGGACCGGCTCAGCACACTCTCACGGAGGATCGAACATCATGGCTATGACCATCAACACCAACCTGAGCGCTCTCTCGGTCACGAACTCGCT is a window from the Leifsonia shinshuensis genome containing:
- a CDS encoding FHA domain-containing protein; this translates as MAVMFALDLSDGQHVETSGNGVIGRNPASHTPGTEMDDPAHVQLVTVADDAKSVSRAHLAFGQYDGIFWVMDLGSANGTTITYPGEGTFACDPNTRHEVDPGSIVRFGNASFALSRRS
- a CDS encoding DUF4383 domain-containing protein, with the protein product MRTSPNRLVATIFGAVYLLVGLLGFAFTGGVGFVATQGGLILGIFEVNPLHNVAHLLIGAALLIAGLTRLAAAKAVNITVGAVYLLLGIVGFFLVGTGANILALNTPDHFLHLVSAIVLLGVGLGAERTVRATSATV
- a CDS encoding serine hydrolase domain-containing protein; the protein is MGRATGLRRMVFAASAAAVALTLAACGGTAANPDFPPQVQGALPPATVTQLKTAVTDAIALSGGSAALVGVWAPWAGSWTAAIGTTERGGSVPVSPAMTFRAGQLTTAMTCTVLLELVDERVVELDDPVSKWVPGLVGVGGVTLRELCQNTSGFGDYASALHSEFLANPQRYWPPLELVSDGVAMARTGNPGEKYGASQTNALLLGMALQNAAGRNWEQLYQSYVFGRLGMSASVLPDNSVLTVPGPHPAGYAAPLDANGAPVCDKPQDITALSPSMGWTAAGVVSNVADLKVFAQALASGSLLSSSSADAQAKTVAAGSSWLAYGLGVQVAGPLRGGSSAVPGYLSAMYADPSSGLTIVVALNDSTPGADFARAVSERLASIVSKVPAVQKGAKVVTPLPWSEDQAAAAMKAMAPCPTKPAAG
- a CDS encoding sigma-70 family RNA polymerase sigma factor, with translation MNTHSRDQLVIEHLPLVGYIVSDLCNRGTHLDRDELASAGQFALFQASRSFDPDRGVPFGAYARARITGALADELRSQDWVSRGTRKKIKETLSIRDGLYQTLGRTPTIDEMAVSLGVDRATVVATLRESATGPVAIEERSDELVSAILGPEESAETSERETFLRAAVDALPERLHLIVTRLFFEDQQVKDVAAELGVTHAAVSLARNEAMKLLHEGWLLHFDRDAGVLPLPDRNPRTKRSAYLAKLAEFTAHPATATQRVTA
- a CDS encoding flagellar protein FlgN, with translation MTTNEANELTAQLWRQRELLEMLLFKYEEERLLRTAGMTRWLAHANREIEVVTGRLGTSSLSTAVAISSLGESWGLPPGALLRDLAEGAPNAMWAEIFTDHLRAMVEVITEIREVRAQTSATYRANGEIDHTEQSARLIDTVL
- a CDS encoding flagellar assembly protein FliW — protein: MTVQISFQEPLAGLGAFTEYDFAPLDGARDTYTLRASAQPAIRLFLVDAAAYLPDYVGELDRPASRESGVFLVVTPHADGVTANLLAPIFIDPVSRTGEQVIATDDIDRVQVPLLRTA
- the flgL gene encoding flagellar hook-associated protein FlgL; its protein translation is MSFRVTESTQLASAQRNLQLSAQRLNQLDEQVASGLAISKPSDDPAGAATLLDLQRQLAQNAQYQRNAGDGTAWLATAGTALTSMNDTLNQVRDLTVQAANTATQTPTSRAAIATQLQSLKQTLLTLANTQYQGRSVFAGTSDAGSAFNADYSFNGTAGSSVNRRVGADTTVRVDVDGSAVLGSGSSSVFALIDSIASAVSSGGNVGGQLTAIDAVAANIRGAEATVGSAQNQLTGATSALTTQATTLQTSQNGIQNVDAAHAILEMQTQQVAYQTALAVTAKSIQPTLMDYLR
- the flgK gene encoding flagellar hook-associated protein FlgK, with the translated sequence MSGNLLGSLNTAFSGLSAAQAGIEVTGDNIANATTPGYVRQQVDLQAVGAPAQVGPFAQAPAAGQGVRVAGVVQLGSALLDAQSRSAGAAAGYSGVQATALSALESTLGEPSGDAISGSLSKFWSAWQDVSNQPGASAPVAALLGKAGSLVGQIATAYRSVASQWSQTQQDLTTTAAQVNSDAAKVAQLNGQIRSVAASGGDVNALITQRSTLLTELASLSGAAVVNNADQTVTVSIGGANLVQGTVARSLTVTGSTTLEGAASSPAAVEWSDGAGPVSLSSGKLAGVLSLLAPATANGNGGAIAETAAKLNTLATSLAQQVNAVSVTGTTSNGATNVAFFGMSATGPAALGLSVLATDPSGVAVAAAGAGAADGSIADAIGQLGTGPGAPDVAWSTGVIALGTATSNATQQSTLDQSAQAAAANAQSSQESVSLDEENMNLIAYQHAYQGSARVMTALDSILDQLINHTGLVGLG
- the flgN gene encoding flagellar export chaperone FlgN, which encodes MGANELSNELWRQRELLELLLYKFEVEQLLLASGKARWVPHATREAEVVIERLRTATLSMSVAASALAIEWSLPADTRLRELAAGAPEGAWQGIFAAHLEALVTLTREIRTVRAGNDRLLRNALRAAQDTFDAVSDGASVYTSDGTTDLPSARARLVDATL